A region of the Apium graveolens cultivar Ventura chromosome 6, ASM990537v1, whole genome shotgun sequence genome:
TCTCATTATTGATAATTTTATATTGTATTACGAAAGCCAGGTTCAGCTATTAACTGAAGAAGATAACGACGGTGCTTCTACGACTGAAAATAATAAGTTTTCTGATGATGGACCTAAGGCGATAGATCAGGAATTGAGGGTGCTGCTCGCAAGTATTTTTGTTGACAATACTAATTTAAGAAAACAGGTGAACTCAGTCATACGTTCTGCACTGAAAATGAACATGATAGCGGATAAAAATAATGATGAACAGCCCCTGGACTTAAGTCTAAAAAAATGAATATAGAAGCTAAGTATTTGTATATTTAGTCATAAAATCTGTGTTACCCCCCTGTCATTTAGGTTCACTTTGTTTTTAAGGAGGGACTTCATCAACAGAAAGGCGCCATTGGCCATAGAATTTTTTACGCATTTTGTATATGTATTACATCACAATTACTTGTAGATTTGATTTGTATCTCAAGAGTACACAATGTTCAGAACTACATCGTGATTATGCTTTATAGATAAATTGTCTGTACTCTATTATTTCACCCAAAGTATTTTTATTCATCTGGATGTCTTGAACCACATATAAAAAACGGACaaagttataaaatattaaaacaagttacgaaatattaattataattgtTAAGCCCAAATTTGTGTGTGGCTGCTGGACCAGTTTGAACTTGAGAAAAATTGGGGCTGAGTAGACCGGGTCGAAGAGACTTGATGACCCTTTAGCATAGGGCAAAATCTAAATCTTTAAATTCATTTTCCTACATTTATTCAGTTGCATGCTTTATGACACTTATACCATCAATACATCCGTATATATTTCTAATTATAACATTTTGTTATTTTACAGACATGTTTAGCAACCTATTGAGGTGAATTTTAGTTTTTTAATCCAATATTATAGAGAAAGAATGGAATCCTAACCAACCACCCTGGGCCAACTCATTTGAAGTCTTattattatgaattttaaatACTGAACTGCGGTTTGAAGAATTGGTTGATTTGAATTGAAAATCCAATAGATCATGACCCGGGAAAATCATGATCTCACTCTAACAAGTCCCTCCACGTGAGAGACCTCGCGACAAAGTCATCAATAGAAAAAAAAATGATACAAACTACATGATTGATGTGCATGAACACAAACATAAGGTTGGGGTTTCAAGGAAGACTATAGGTGAGGACGTGAGGCAAAGCTTCAACCTGGGAGACAGACTTGGAATAATTGTCCGAGCATCACATATTCCATTACAGAATCTGTTTTGGCAGAATACAAGTTATAAGCCAATGAGAAAAGAGTACTagtttgtaaattttaattttcaaGATGGAAGAGCAAGGAAACTATAATCTTAAAGATGCACAGACTTGGTCAGAAAAATATGCACCTCAGCAACGGTCATCTACTTCTCGCGGCTCGACCAGAATATACAGAGGTTTCCCATGTAGCTTGCGTTTTCCCTGGAGGAGGATGCAAATGTGAGTACTTATAATTTGAACGTGGATAAAATCAGGTGATCAGTCTAAATATGCATTACAAGGAAATGAAGAGTGCTCTTCATGGACACAAACAATGTAACAGATCTTCTTAAAGGTTTTTACACTTCAAGTTTCCAAAGGGCTTAGATGGTTATAGAAAAGAAGTGAATTACACATATAATACAAGTACATAGTAGAAACATGAGCTTTATAATATCAATTTATAAAGCAAAGCTAATGATTAGTTGGCATGTAAATGCTACATAAATCAAGAATCATTCCACATTAAATTATGTTAAAATAGCAAACATGCAATAGCTTTTCTATAGTTTTGTCCCATGGAATACCCAGACTAATTAATTATCCACTCCCATCTCAAAGATAGAAGTGTTCCCCACTGTTTGAGTGGAAGCCTACACAACCCAAATGTTCACAAACATTGATGCCTATAGTTGGGTAAATATTTAACTAACCCTGTGTTATTATGACTGGAAGAACAATTGAAAATTATTACTTCAACAGACAACAATATATAAATCTGTTTGCAATAGTTACAATCCATGAAGCAGGAAGTTTCAAACTTAACAACGGTATCCAAACAGAGAAAGTTAAGAAAGACAAAAAAGTGTTTAAATTGCTAAGGTGTAAGTATATAACCTTGAGATCGCTCAACCCAATAACACATGCACATTCAACCACTTCAGCTTCCATGCGTTCTGTAAAGCAAATATATTTTGTTGTCAgttgaatattataaataaagaCCTGATCAAAGAAATTGATGAAAGGGGTAAGCATCTCGCCTAAAAGGTTTATTGCTGCAGATAGGGTACCACCCGTGGCTACCAAATCATCTATTACCACTGTTCGTTCTCCAGGAAGCACAGCCCCAACATGCATTTCCAAACAATCTGTACCATACTCTAGTTCATATGCTTGTGAAATTACTTCACCTGCATATTTATTTACATGTAATCAGTTATTCCAGAGAAAAAACATATAGGTATGAGTTTTTCTAAAGAGCAAGTCACTGAATTGCGAATCAGAAGAGTAAGAGCCTAAAAGGCATATAATGTTTGCTTTATCCAATCTTTATTGATTACATATaattttctatatatatatatatatatataccatcaTTACTTAAAATATTAATAATCAGCACAGTTATCTATGTTCCACGTGGAGGGAACACTAAATACTACATAAAAGTAACAGAACGTACAAATACTTAAAAGCATTAATGAAAGATGGGTGAAAATTGTGGGGAAAAAAGGTTAGGTTGAATTATACTAGCAAACCCCATCTTCTCCTTTTTAGATGTTCCCTAATGGCCACTTGTTCCATTAATTCTTTTGTTAATCAATGTTACTTTCTTCCATGGTTTTAAGTGTGTATAATCTATATAGCAAAAAAAACGTGCAAACTCTACCGTAATAATTAGTGAATCATTCACTATTCAAGATTTAATCTCTCCTACCAATTGTCCAAGGGAAAATAACATACACTTGGTAAGATAGAAGTAAAAATAATTTAGTTTCACATTGTTCTGTAATTCTCTGTTAGGGACACAGAAAGGGACTAAGGTGGTACAATATAAAGAAGGGTTTATAAAGTAAATTCTGTTTCAAAAGTATGTCACAAACCAACCATGAATGTTACTTTATGCAATCATATTATGGCCTTGATCATTACACTTTAATTTAGTTTTCTTCCACTTAACATTAGCAGAAATATTCTAGCAGGTTTACAAGTTCAAAAAGTAATGTCAAGATTTGTTAAGAGATCCGCGAATAGCGTAGCTCACAATTTAGCGAGGTATAGCTCTTTTTAGCTGATCGTAAGTGGAGGATGGAGAATGTCCATTCCGAACTTCACTATGTATTGTGTAATGATTTGAGTTAATAAAATCTCTCTTTATTGGCAAAGAAAAACATTAGCAAAAGTGGACGTAAAACAATTTTCCAGCACCAATTCTTCTTTTATCCCAACAGAGATGCAAAGGAAAGAATGGTTTTGTACAGTTTTCCATTTAAAccattcaattttttttaaaattaaatcatGACAAAGAAGATTAAAAGGATACATTGTCCTTTCAAGGATTATTGGTAACTTTAAATTTCCTTGTTAAACGAGCAAAATCAAAGGTTCAACTTGAACCATAAACCAGATATCACCATAACCCAGACATCACCACATTCTTTTCAAGTAATAACTTCAATACTTAAATATAAAGTCACCCCTGATTCCTGAAACTTGACATCAAATCAGCATACCTGGTAACTTTCCGGGTTTCCGTAATGGGATAAACTTTGCACCAATAGCTAAGGCAATAGATGGACCAAACATAAACCCTCTGGCTTCAATTCCTACCCAATAAAAGATAAATTTGTATTATTATTTAATGAATGTATCACCAAGGCAATGAAAGGAAGAAACTACAGAGCTTCTAAGGTACAAACACTATATTGCAACATATATGTTTATTTTTAAAAGGTGAAACACCTCGGACCAAGATCGGTGCTCCAATAAGGCACATGACTTGCAAAATATACGAAAGTATGCAGGGTGTTGACTGTCGTTCCATATCTAGCCTTACCTAGAGATGATTTTATAGATCATCTAGTAAATATTATGGATCCTAATTAAAACAAAGACTTCTGCTAGCAGATCCAGCAGAACTTTAGAAACTCTAGCTAGGTCTTCTTTAATACACCATCTTGTATCCATTAAATGAGGGCATTGCATTCTTTAATTTTCCAAACCATTTTTTTTCGTTGTTGTTAGTAGATGTAATACTGAAAATATTCAACACAAATAACTGACTTCAGTTTCCACTGGAAACTTTAGAAAGTTCATCTGAGGATCTAGATAAATAGCCAGAGCTGCACCTGTCAAACcatttttcttttacttttttgGCTCAGAAAGCTGCAGACTGAAAGCTTAAACCAGGGAAAAGAAGAGGGCGAAAAATATAAGAAGTAACTAAAATAACCTAGTGGAGCAGCCAAACTATCACTTGACATCCAGAGACAATAGACTAGAAAAGAATGAAAGTTACACTGCAGAGTGACAAACGCTAATAAAAACTGTATTTTTAATTTCCTACTATCTTACTGAATATTGAATATATCCTGGCAAAATGAACAGAATCGCAAAGTCACAAACATGGATTTTGTTAAACTACTTGAGTAATGTAAGAAATATATATGCACAGAACAGAAGTTATCAATTTTCAGACCAGCAGCATCTTCCTCACCACCCAAAACTTAAAAACTAAACAAGTGTCACAATTTCAAATGCATTAGAAAATGTAAATCTCTGATATGAGTACTATAAATTTCTCAACACTAGAACCTATATACTGATCTATCCCAAGAAATGTTTTTTACCGATCTACAGTAGTTAAGAGAAACAACAAAATTATACTTGGAGCAAAAAACTATAATTTTTCAATTATCTGAATATAAACTTCACCATAGATTAACAAACCTCGGAACCAGTTtcaattagaaagaaaagaagaattATATAAAACAATATATAAAGAAAGATTTACAATACCTGCAACTACAGAAATACCCATATCTCTGTACCTATCAACAAAAATTTCCACAGTATCCTTGAAAGCCTTGTGATTCAGTAGCAAAGTTGTTATATCTTGAAACATAATCCCTAAATCAATCAAAACAAAAAACCAGacatacaaaaaaaatattaaaatgagTACTTAATAAGTTAAATATCAAGAAGTAAAAATATACAAAACCTGGTTTTGGGAAGTGAGGAATGACT
Encoded here:
- the LOC141667172 gene encoding adenine phosphoribosyltransferase 5-like — encoded protein: MFAAENGLKGDPRLQAISEAIRVIPHFPKPGIMFQDITTLLLNHKAFKDTVEIFVDRYRDMGISVVAGIEARGFMFGPSIALAIGAKFIPLRKPGKLPGEVISQAYELEYGTDCLEMHVGAVLPGERTVVIDDLVATGGTLSAAINLLERMEAEVVECACVIGLSDLKGKRKLHGKPLYILVEPREVDDRC